One region of Leishmania panamensis strain MHOM/PA/94/PSC-1 chromosome 28 sequence genomic DNA includes:
- a CDS encoding pantothenate kinase subunit, putative (TriTrypDB/GeneDB-style sysID: LpmP.28.0140), whose product MPTNDGGCASARVLSYNFNILPRGSGGYQHERIETFLASIDAYDVVLLQEVYATSYFPYVLQKQLCYQKMLLDGLKAKGLHYYVISRQPSYLTMLRYNVCSDNGLIIASRFPIWHRGSYTFRNHERGEATVSKGCLFAEVEVPAAHGEGSQRIVFFNVHLRPQDNLPSESSQMQQVHRFVEAALTQVREQHNGNNAPGVRQRKGAEVPFIIAGDFNIYGIDPVTGHSSKRFQEMLNQFQDIGSVRDVIYEETGQNPPTRPPILFFPELSKLERYESTPQRQDYFLAEARIQVEKPHLEKYVVSRRRPYTYLSDHFGITCRVTLPLNESDNFQARSYSRLNVSSLVEAANHEHSNPTSDARLEAVLIAVLAWWLFSFSFTSLMLCAALVWLVRWAQHYSASPVLGEPPLLTMEALKEKGDMCFANTAFNPLAGVRTLGEMWERSVARFRTFKCLGATSELGEPEWITYGTVDIRARELGAGLLKMDFRAGDLIGVACEPSRSIVILEVACALYGFTTVPLAGKRSTMRTLLDRHKIRVAVGDRNSVVALLTCRSTKLEAVLYTSAFVDESDHAAAKDLNIRLIPFEFVEQKGRLSPVAPLKEHVTTDSVFTYTMDNTDSVACGDESALLPVRHSTILYDLSLLLMTGVLPSSFKGESMVWFSPMALLFHRVCVLGMLSQGNAIATVDAAHLQEAFVKFHPTLLVTSPALFSTSRLQLSRAQHRHSSVYNWFFNRTFQLRSRLIHLKRQDSSLLRFIFFRAFQEQLGGCVRKIILSVSQESTTFSLLEHISVCYVPLVCEVSYLNCVGVCTIDGTPVPSMQADLEPISDLSNSAGIGQLVVTKKGEPRRRLEIAAQWKRDGTAVFLGAPLGILWPVAYQYAIAAELERIFSVSRYVNAIFVYCDSLKPIIAVVYPNRDTIEFEWHLSHGGDGPARQLGWKELVEYAMSIISADLASIAGEAHLHPSQIPEFVHLYPHAFSDHSTFLTPFGKIRRDAVHSYFSSVFERLYNGSETLPLAALSVDWQEDVSDAESSLTRVSSMCSFDLQVPVTIDIGGTFAKIAFVMPPMTGPLPTFPSIIHEASSLSEKLGVRTFHFFADEEAANNELRTRPHSRVGTLRFLKIPSQQIPRFADYLASIHAIKYFKPQYTTQVRATGGGAFKYASTARSVLGIDFSVVREMDAVVKGLNLVLRIAPESVFTVDSITGVHQPHQLVSSGDGFSPFPYLLINIGSGISFIKCTGADGSHVRVGGSPIGGATFWGLIRTMTNLTSWEEVIEIMRLDGPGDNKNIDLLVGDIYGYNANDLPAMLFSETVASTFGKLGTERFYDLSRGDSTTHFADDDATGEILSPKASKAPSMVSKRPARNGTKAASAIDIVRSLLNMIASNVTQLAYLHARLHGVPNIFFAGGFVRDNAMIWSLISSTMKYWSSGECHAHFLEHDGYLGALGCAILNSHRDATNE is encoded by the coding sequence ATGCCAACGAACGATGGGGGCTGTGCCTCGGCACGGGTACTCAGCTACAACTTCAACATTCTTCCTCGAGGAAGTGGTGGGTATCAGCATGAACGCATTGAAACCTTTCTTGCTAGCATCGATGCCTAcgatgtggtgctgctgcaggaggtgtACGCGACGAGCTACTTTCCCTACGTGCTTCAGAAACAGTTGTGCTACCAGAAGATGCTTCTGGATGGGCTCAAGGCTAAAGGACTTCACTATTACGTGATTTCACGGCAGCCATCTTATCTGACCATGCTGCGGTACAACGTCTGCTCCGACAACGGCCTCATCATCGCCTCACGGTTTCCGATTTGGCACCGCGGCTCCTATACATTTCGCAACCACGAACGCGGAGAGGCAACTGTCAGTAAAGGATGTCTGTTCGCCGAAGTCGAAGTGCCCGCTGCGCACGGTGAGGGAAGCCAGCGTATTGTGTTCTTCAATGTACATCTGCGTCCACAGGACAACCTGCCCTCTGAATCGTCGCAGATGCAGCAGGTTCACCGCTTCGTGGAGGCAGCTCTGACCCAGGTGCGGGAGCAGCACAACGGTAACAACGCACCGGGAGTGCGGCAACGGAAGGGAGCGGAGGTGCCGTTTATCATTGCTGGTGATTTCAACATCTACGGCATAGACCCGGTGACCGGACACTCATCAAAGAGGTTCCAGGAGATGCTGAACCAATTCCAGGACATCGGGTCTGTTCGGGACGTCATTTACGAGGAGACAGGGCAAAACCCGCCGACTCGCCCGCCGATTCTTTTCTTTCCAGAGTTGTCGAAGCTGGAGCGCTACGAGTCaacgccgcagcgacagGACTACTTCTTGGCGGAGGCGCGTATTCAGGTCGAGAAACCGCACCTGGAGAAGTACGTGgtgagccgccgccgcccgtaCACGTATTTGTCGGACCACTTTGGTATTACCTGCCGTGTGACGTTGCCACTGAACGAGAGTGATAACTTCCAAGCGCGGTCGTATTCGCGCCTCAACGTTTCCTCTCTCGTCGAGGCAGCTAACCACGAACACTCAAATCCCACGTCTGATGCGCGGCTTGAAGCAGTCCTTATTGCCGTGCTAGCTTGGtggctcttctccttcagtTTCACGTCTCTGATGCTCTGCGCCGCACTCGTTTGGCTGGTGCGCTGGGCTCAGCACTACAGCGCCTCGCCGGTGTTGGGCGAACCGCCTCTGCTGACGATGGAAGCACtcaaagagaagggggacaTGTGCTTCGCCAACACAGCCTTCAACCCCCTCGCAGGAGTGCGCACGCTCGGGGAAATGTGGGAGCGCAGTGTGGCCCGCTTCCGAACATTCAAGTGCCTTGGCGCTACCAGCGAGCTCGGGGAGCCGGAGTGGATAACGTACGGTACGGTAGACATCCGTGCGCGAGAGCTCGGCGCTGGTCTCTTGAAAATGGACTTTCGTGCTGGCGATCTGATTGGCGTGGCGTGCGAGCCGAGCCGCAGCATTGTTATTCTAGAAGTGGCGTGCGCCTTGTACGGCTTCAcaacggtgccgctggcgggTAAGCGCAGCACGATGCGTACTCTGCTGGACCGCCATAAGATTCGTGTCGCTGTCGGAGACCGCAACtccgtggtggcgctgctcacgTGCCGCTCCACTAAGCTGGAGGCCGTCCTTTACACCAGCGCCTTTGTTGACGAAAGCGATCacgcggcagcgaaggaTCTGAACATCCGACTCATCCCTTTTGAGTTCGTCGAGCAGAAGGGGCGACTGAGCCCGGTCGCACCACTGAAGGAGCACGTGACGACGGACTCGGTCTTCACGTATACAATGGACAACACGGATAGTGTGGCGTGTGGCGACGagagtgcgctgctgccagtgCGCCACTCCACCATTCTGTACGATCTGAGCCTGTTGCTGATGACGGGTGTGCTTCCCTCGTCGTTTAAGGGAGAATCGATGGTGTGGTTCAGCCCCATGGCACTGCTCTTTCATCGCGTATGCGTGCTTGGCATGCTGAGCCAGGGCAATGCCATCGCCACTGTCGACGCGGCCCACTTGCAGGAAGCTTTTGTGAAGTTCCACCCTACTCTCCTGGTCACCTCGCCAGCGCTCTTCAGCACGAGCCGCCTGCAGCTTAGCCgcgcgcagcaccggcacagCTCTGTGTACAACTGGTTCTTCAACCGCACCTTTCAGCTGCGCTCGCGTCTCATCCACCTCAAACGGCAGGATAGTTCCCTTCTCCGCTTTATCTTCTTCCGTGCTTTCCAGGAACAGCTAGGCGGATGCGTGCGCAAGATCATTTTGAGTGTTTCGCAGGAGAGCACCACCTTCAGCCTGCTGGAGCATATCAGTGTGTGCTACGTGCCGCTGGTGTGTGAGGTGAGCTACCTAAACTGCGTCGGCGTCTGCACGATCGATGGTACGCCAGTGCCGTCGATGCAGGCCGACTTGGAGCCCATCAGCGACCTCTCCAACAGTGCCGGTATCGGTCAGCTGGTCGTCACGAAAAAAGGCGAGCCTCGCAGGCGCCTCGAGATTGCGGCGCAGTGGAAGCGCGATGGCACTGCTGTGTTTCTTGGGGCACCGCTGGGCATCCTCTGGCCAGTTGCATACCAGTACGCCATtgcggcggagctggagcgcatCTTTTCTGTTTCACGATACGTCAACGCTATCTTTGTCTACTGTGACTCGCTGAAGCCTATTATCGCGGTTGTGTACCCGAACCGCGACACGATCGAGTTCGAGTGGCACCTGTCCCATGGCGGCGATGGCCCAGCGCGGCAGCTCGGCTGGAAAGAGTTGGTTGAGTACGCCATGTCCATCATCTCAGCCGATCTTGCTAGCATCGCTGGAGAGGCGCATCTGCACCCGTCACAAATTCCCGAGTTTGTGCACCTCTACCCCCACGCGTTCAGCGACCACAGCACATTCCTCACGCCCTTCGGCAAGATTCGCCGTGACGCTGTGCACAGCTACTTCAGTTCTGTCTTCGAGAGGCTGTACAACGGTAGCGAAACCCTTCCCCTTGCCGCGCTCAGCGTGGACTGGCAGGAGGACGTGAGCGACGCTGAGAGCAGTCTCACGAGGGTAAGCTCTATGTGTAGTTTTGATCTGCAGGTGCCGGTTACCATCGACATTGGAGGCACGTTTGCGAAGATCGCCTTCGTCATGCCTCCCATGACAGGCCCATTACCGACGTTCCCATCGATCATTCACGaggcgtcgtcgctgtcggaGAAGTTGGGGGTGCGGACATTTCACTTCTTTGCGGACGAGGAAGCGGCTAATAACGAGTTGCGTACGCGGCCTCACTCGCGTGTTGGCACACTGCGTTTCTTGAAGATCCCCTCCCAGCAGATCCCGAGATTTGCTGATTACCTCGCCAGTATCCACGCCATCAAATACTTCAAGCCGCAGTACACCACTCAGGTGCGCGccactggcggcggcgcattCAAGTATGCTTCGACGGCGCGAAGCGTCTTGGGCATCGACTTCAGCGTTGTGAGGGAGATGGACGCCGTGGTGAAAGGCCTCAATCTGGTTCTTCGCATCGCACCCGAGTCCGTCTTTACGGTGGATTCAATAACCGGCGTCCACCAACCACATCAGCTTGTGAGCAGCGGAGACGGCTTCTCGCCGTTTCCATACTTGCTCATCAACATTGGGTCTGGTATCTCTTTCATCAAGTGTACCGGTGCCGACGGCTcgcatgtgcgtgtaggTGGCTCCCCCATCGGCGGTGCTACGTTCTGGGGCCTCATACGCACCATGACGAACCTCACGTCGTGGGAGGAGGTTATTGAGATTATGCGGCTGGACGGCCCTGGTGACAACAAGAACATCGACTTGCTTGTCGGTGACATCTACGGCTACAATGCAAATGACTTGCCTGCTATGCTGTTTAGTGAGACTGTGGCGAGCACCTTCGGCAAGCTGGGGACGGAGCGCTTTTATGACCTGAGCCGTGGCGACAGCACCACCCACTTTGCAGACGATGATGCGACGGGCGAGATTCTGTCGCCGAAGGCGTCGAAAGCGCCATCGATGGTCTCAAAGCGGCCTGCTCGCAACGGAACGAAGGCGGCATCAGCCATTGATATTGTGCGATCTCTACTCAATATGATCGCAAGTAACGTTACGCAGCTTGCGTACCTGCATGCCCGCCTTCATGGGGTGCCAAACATCTTCTTTGCTGGCGGCTTTGTACGCGACAATGCGATGATCTGGAGTTTGATAAGCTCCACGATGAAGTACTGGTCCTCCGGGGAGTGCCATGCTCACTTCCTCGAGCATGACGGCTACCTCGGAGCACTCGGGTGCGCCATTCTCAACTCTCACAGGGATGCAACAAACGAGTAG